Proteins encoded together in one Leptospira semungkisensis window:
- a CDS encoding transporter, producing MIQKKLIPTLLITFLFIGNAALLSKSKKSKAAPAAPPKPKYVSGEELVNNPSKAVGETVRVAGNVTHVLYKGNSIRFVVHFSGKPVVLDSDDYGLMNRVSVGTYVEVCGFYLKNKKLELDGKRTDMPSIVVEQTYCTN from the coding sequence ATGATACAGAAAAAGCTTATTCCTACTCTACTTATTACTTTCCTATTCATCGGAAATGCGGCATTGTTATCGAAGAGCAAAAAATCGAAGGCCGCTCCGGCTGCGCCTCCGAAGCCGAAGTATGTTTCTGGCGAAGAATTAGTGAATAATCCAAGCAAAGCAGTCGGTGAAACAGTGAGAGTCGCCGGCAATGTGACTCACGTGCTTTATAAAGGAAATTCAATCCGTTTCGTAGTGCATTTTTCAGGCAAGCCTGTAGTTTTAGATTCGGATGACTACGGCCTAATGAATCGAGTCTCAGTAGGAACTTATGTGGAAGTCTGCGGTTTCTATCTAAAAAACAAAAAGCTGGAGTTAGATGGAAAGAGAACGGATATGCCGTCTATCGTAGTCGAGCAAACATACTGCACGAATTAA
- a CDS encoding DUF3089 domain-containing protein, protein MFLLRPKKEFQESATLMPPDYTNLNFWAAHPDKKDFADEVPPSSSFKDRQKEAKADTFFIHPTTLLARPKYWNGDLNDKSLNDRTNHGTIRTQASAFNDCCRVYAPRYRQAALIVFMEDTPEGKKALDLAYEDVKAAFLYYMKTWNQGRPFIIASHSQGTRHSIRLIKEVIASSEYKKNLIAAYSIGFPYKAEEVGLSACKSETELGCVINWNSYEWGNRPERLVERYDSSTICVNPLTWKNDEEYAPRSMNLGSITHSFDKIIMGVADAKCEKGALWVHEPEMRGFPSLGKDDSLHLVDFHMFYGNIRKNARDRANQFLGGK, encoded by the coding sequence ATGTTCCTCCTTCGTCCTAAAAAGGAGTTTCAGGAGAGTGCGACTCTTATGCCTCCTGATTATACGAATTTGAACTTTTGGGCGGCTCACCCGGATAAGAAAGATTTTGCGGACGAGGTTCCTCCTTCTTCTTCCTTTAAGGATCGTCAAAAGGAAGCAAAAGCAGACACTTTCTTTATTCATCCTACTACGTTACTTGCTCGCCCAAAATATTGGAATGGAGATTTGAATGATAAATCTTTGAACGATAGAACGAATCACGGTACGATCAGAACACAAGCAAGTGCGTTCAATGATTGCTGTAGAGTCTATGCTCCGAGATATAGACAGGCTGCTCTTATAGTATTTATGGAAGATACTCCTGAAGGAAAAAAGGCACTGGATCTTGCATACGAAGATGTGAAGGCTGCCTTTCTTTATTATATGAAAACTTGGAATCAGGGGAGGCCTTTTATTATCGCGTCCCACAGCCAAGGAACTCGGCATTCTATTCGCTTGATTAAAGAGGTGATTGCATCTTCCGAGTATAAGAAAAATCTAATAGCGGCATATTCGATCGGTTTTCCATACAAGGCAGAGGAGGTTGGTCTTTCTGCTTGTAAGTCAGAGACAGAGCTTGGTTGTGTGATCAATTGGAATTCTTACGAATGGGGGAATCGACCAGAAAGACTTGTGGAGAGATACGATTCTTCTACTATTTGCGTGAATCCTCTGACTTGGAAGAACGACGAGGAATACGCTCCTAGGTCTATGAATTTGGGAAGTATTACTCATAGCTTTGATAAGATTATTATGGGCGTGGCCGATGCAAAATGTGAGAAAGGTGCATTGTGGGTGCACGAACCAGAAATGAGAGGATTTCCTTCTTTAGGAAAAGATGATAGTCTCCATTTGGTTGATTTTCACATGTTTTATGGGAATATTCGCAAGAATGCGCGGGACCGAGCCAATCAGTTTCTGGGCGGAAAGTAA
- the gmk gene encoding guanylate kinase, translated as MVLSSVAGGGKSTLIRILQAKHPDLAFSVSCTTRAPRPGDKEGVTYFFLTKEEFESGIEKAEFLEWARVHDNYYGTPAKFVEACLTSGKSVIMDLDVQGADQVKKKLGSKVITIFILPPSEEEWEKRLRGRGTDSEESILKRIRNGKAELKRKDDFDFALVNDELDKTVESLERILF; from the coding sequence ATCGTACTCTCTTCCGTAGCCGGAGGGGGAAAATCCACCTTAATTCGAATTCTCCAAGCCAAACATCCGGATTTGGCTTTCTCTGTTTCTTGTACTACTCGTGCTCCTCGCCCGGGAGACAAAGAGGGCGTAACGTATTTTTTCTTAACGAAAGAGGAATTCGAATCCGGGATCGAAAAGGCTGAATTCCTGGAATGGGCGAGAGTCCATGATAACTACTACGGCACTCCAGCCAAATTTGTAGAGGCTTGTCTTACCTCCGGAAAGTCGGTGATTATGGATCTGGATGTGCAAGGTGCAGATCAGGTTAAGAAAAAGCTCGGCTCGAAAGTCATCACTATTTTTATCCTTCCTCCAAGTGAAGAAGAATGGGAGAAGCGTCTGCGAGGAAGAGGCACCGATTCGGAGGAGAGTATTCTGAAGAGGATCCGAAATGGTAAGGCGGAGTTGAAGAGGAAAGACGATTTCGATTTTGCTCTCGTAAACGATGAACTAGATAAGACAGTGGAGAGTCTGGAGAGGATTCTGTTTTAG
- a CDS encoding extracellular matrix/biofilm biosynthesis regulator RemA family protein — translation MSQFSVLNVGFGNIVMVSKIVGIIHSDSASAKRIRNEAKSNNSLVDATQGKKTRSIIITDSNHLILSNLRVEALTRRIESRDNSIAEEEEERD, via the coding sequence ATGTCCCAATTCAGCGTCTTGAACGTAGGCTTCGGAAATATCGTCATGGTCTCTAAGATCGTGGGGATCATTCACTCAGATTCGGCTTCTGCGAAAAGGATCCGAAACGAGGCCAAGAGTAACAATAGTTTGGTAGACGCTACTCAAGGGAAAAAAACAAGATCCATCATTATTACGGATTCTAATCATCTGATCCTTTCTAATCTAAGGGTGGAAGCATTGACTCGGAGAATAGAGAGCCGAGATAATTCCATAGCCGAAGAAGAGGAAGAAAGGGACTGA
- a CDS encoding FapA family protein has product MSLNSFLKEQNQELDKLQNEQVEVIAPTLEKCLQMAAAHLKRKSHELDYIVLKRGKKKLFGSEPWHIRASVIPEDTFLDELSELDKKLTGGTGKLVSKDLKEFLQPKDKDSKAVVQILRNGVYLTIYPPAGEGKTIDMAEVSRRLSVRGVSPVDENQIKKILKDMKGEPIYISNMKPRQGAEGKMMLDISPDRMRAKITLVPPKPGGRDLEVKDVVNYLRNAGVKYGIKEEEIQRKLEDEYFNQPFTAAEGDPPLNGKNAQIIYHVRTQKKVVFREDESGRVDYKDMDLIENVVVGQLLAEKIPAERGKYGRTLFNELLPAKDGLDTELKQGKGTILSEDRTKLTAEVNGQVVYASGRLSVETTYRVNGDVGIKTGNVTFLGSVIITGNVEDNYSVKAAGNIEIYGTVQKANVEADGDIIIRQGVSGRDEARIESTGGNVIAKFIQNATVVTEKDVVVQEGILHCFLSAGGKVISNGKRGQIVGGTIRAAEMIAAKVIGSSANPPTELIVGTDPKVLKQISEYEEKLAENQEKYEQISKSLKTLKARKENDPASFTQDHEQQLGKTAKAVEKLETRIREYENEIQNLRTYMEERAANGKISVEKTLFGGVTLKIRNADFKTRNEIKHKTFVEENGAIRQLPYQDPDPDKKDWRKNRSRGK; this is encoded by the coding sequence ATGAGCCTAAATTCTTTCTTAAAAGAACAGAATCAGGAACTGGACAAGCTACAGAATGAGCAGGTCGAAGTCATTGCGCCTACTCTCGAAAAATGTCTGCAGATGGCAGCGGCTCATTTAAAAAGAAAGTCTCACGAGCTGGATTATATCGTTCTCAAACGAGGAAAGAAAAAATTATTCGGCTCCGAGCCTTGGCATATTCGTGCTTCCGTTATTCCTGAAGATACGTTCTTAGATGAACTTTCCGAATTAGATAAGAAACTCACCGGAGGGACTGGCAAACTTGTTTCTAAGGATCTGAAGGAGTTCCTTCAACCTAAGGACAAGGATTCAAAAGCAGTCGTTCAGATACTCCGAAACGGTGTGTATCTTACTATCTATCCTCCTGCTGGAGAAGGAAAGACGATCGATATGGCCGAGGTCTCTCGCAGGCTTTCCGTTAGAGGTGTCTCTCCCGTAGATGAGAACCAGATTAAAAAGATCTTAAAGGATATGAAGGGGGAACCCATTTATATCTCGAATATGAAGCCTCGCCAGGGAGCGGAAGGCAAGATGATGCTCGATATCTCTCCGGATCGAATGAGGGCAAAGATTACTCTAGTACCTCCTAAGCCTGGCGGAAGAGATCTGGAAGTGAAGGACGTAGTCAATTATCTCCGAAACGCAGGCGTCAAATACGGCATCAAAGAAGAAGAGATCCAAAGAAAGCTAGAAGATGAATATTTTAATCAGCCTTTTACAGCGGCGGAAGGAGATCCTCCTCTCAACGGAAAAAATGCGCAGATCATCTATCATGTTCGTACTCAGAAGAAGGTAGTGTTCCGAGAGGACGAGTCCGGTCGCGTAGATTACAAAGATATGGACTTGATCGAGAACGTCGTAGTAGGTCAGCTCTTAGCGGAGAAGATTCCGGCAGAAAGAGGAAAATACGGACGTACTCTCTTCAATGAACTTCTTCCAGCCAAGGATGGATTAGACACAGAACTCAAGCAAGGAAAGGGAACCATTCTTTCCGAAGACAGGACTAAGCTTACCGCAGAAGTAAATGGCCAAGTGGTGTATGCGAGCGGAAGGCTTTCCGTGGAAACCACATACAGAGTTAACGGTGACGTCGGGATTAAAACTGGAAATGTTACTTTCTTAGGTTCTGTGATCATCACAGGGAACGTAGAGGACAATTACTCTGTTAAGGCTGCAGGGAATATTGAGATCTACGGCACAGTCCAAAAAGCAAATGTAGAAGCTGACGGAGATATCATCATTCGCCAGGGAGTTTCCGGAAGGGATGAGGCTCGCATTGAATCTACCGGCGGGAATGTGATCGCTAAGTTTATTCAGAATGCAACTGTAGTGACTGAAAAGGACGTTGTGGTTCAAGAAGGAATCCTCCATTGCTTCTTGAGTGCAGGCGGGAAGGTTATCTCCAATGGAAAAAGAGGTCAGATCGTAGGCGGAACCATTCGTGCAGCCGAGATGATCGCAGCCAAGGTCATAGGATCTTCTGCAAACCCTCCTACCGAATTGATTGTAGGAACAGATCCCAAAGTATTAAAGCAAATCTCGGAATACGAAGAGAAGCTGGCTGAAAACCAGGAAAAGTACGAGCAGATCTCTAAGAGCCTCAAGACACTTAAGGCGAGAAAGGAAAATGACCCGGCCTCCTTTACCCAGGATCATGAACAGCAATTGGGTAAGACTGCCAAGGCAGTCGAAAAATTGGAAACTCGTATCCGAGAATACGAGAACGAGATCCAAAACCTTAGAACTTATATGGAAGAAAGGGCCGCAAACGGCAAGATCAGTGTAGAAAAGACTCTCTTTGGAGGGGTAACACTGAAGATCCGAAATGCCGACTTCAAGACCCGCAATGAGATCAAGCATAAGACCTTTGTGGAAGAGAACGGAGCCATCCGCCAATTGCCTTACCAAGATCCTGATCCGGACAAAAAAGACTGGAGAAAAAACAGATCTAGAGGAAAATAA
- the whiG gene encoding RNA polymerase sigma factor WhiG, whose product MSKLFDKYNNTDETELWKSYRDTKDQNIRSYLVEKYSPLVKHVAGRIAIGMPQNVEFDDLVSYGVFGLLDAIEKFDPERQIKFKTYAMTRIRGSIFDELRSIDWIPRSIRQKAKQLEQIIGMLENKEGAHVEDEAIAKEMGISVEEFNSLLTKISGTSLVSLNDIWFLGDENDEVSFMETLESPMNMNPDTIIEKEEIKNVIVEAIKTLPDKEKKVIVLYYYEDLTLKEIGEVLEVTESRISQLHTRAVARLRSKLGKVKSVISKK is encoded by the coding sequence ATGTCCAAACTCTTTGATAAATATAATAATACGGATGAAACGGAACTGTGGAAGTCCTATCGGGACACCAAAGACCAGAACATTCGCAGTTATCTGGTAGAAAAATACTCACCTCTAGTCAAACACGTAGCCGGGCGCATTGCAATAGGCATGCCTCAGAATGTGGAGTTTGACGATCTAGTTTCTTACGGTGTATTCGGCCTCTTGGATGCGATTGAAAAATTCGATCCAGAGAGACAGATCAAATTCAAGACTTATGCAATGACTCGTATACGAGGATCTATCTTCGACGAGTTACGCTCCATTGACTGGATCCCTCGTTCTATTCGCCAGAAAGCGAAACAGTTGGAGCAAATCATCGGCATGCTCGAGAACAAAGAAGGGGCACATGTCGAAGACGAAGCAATCGCCAAAGAAATGGGGATCTCCGTCGAGGAATTCAATAGTCTTCTTACTAAGATCAGCGGTACTTCACTCGTATCCTTGAACGATATCTGGTTCTTGGGAGATGAGAACGATGAGGTTTCTTTTATGGAAACCTTAGAATCTCCGATGAACATGAATCCGGATACGATCATAGAGAAGGAAGAGATCAAGAACGTCATTGTTGAGGCGATCAAGACACTTCCTGATAAAGAAAAGAAAGTGATCGTTCTTTATTATTACGAGGATCTAACTCTAAAAGAGATCGGCGAGGTATTGGAAGTCACCGAATCCAGGATCTCTCAACTTCACACTAGAGCTGTAGCGAGACTGCGCAGTAAACTGGGCAAAGTGAAGTCTGTTATTAGCAAAAAGTAA
- a CDS encoding MinD/ParA family protein — MDQATQLRKLTEGNTSLKLVSSTKPMTKIIAIASGKGGVGKSTISVNLAISMAKAGQKVLVFDGDLGLANVNVILGIIPKYNLYHVVKGHKSLKDIIIQAPEGVDIIAGASGYSQLANLNDSQRNNLIKGFADLDSYDYMIIDTGAGISSNVIGLTLPADDVIVVTTPEPTAITDSYGLIKAIVSQSRDKNLKMVVNRVRSAIEGKKVADRVIDISGQFLEVRVENLGFIFQDDEVEKSIREQKPYIIHSPKSKASACLNRITYSLLNQEMDGGDDSGITGFFRKFFNFVDVREKQQSEEE, encoded by the coding sequence ATGGACCAAGCGACTCAGTTGCGGAAACTTACCGAGGGTAATACGAGTTTAAAACTCGTGTCTTCAACCAAACCTATGACTAAGATTATCGCGATCGCTTCAGGAAAAGGCGGAGTGGGCAAGAGCACTATCTCCGTAAACTTAGCGATCTCTATGGCGAAGGCCGGACAAAAAGTTCTGGTCTTCGACGGAGACCTGGGCCTCGCAAACGTAAACGTGATCCTAGGGATCATCCCAAAATACAATTTATATCACGTAGTCAAGGGACATAAAAGTTTAAAGGACATTATCATCCAAGCTCCCGAGGGCGTGGACATTATCGCAGGAGCAAGCGGTTATTCCCAGCTTGCGAACCTGAACGATTCCCAAAGAAATAATTTGATCAAAGGATTCGCGGATCTGGATTCTTATGATTATATGATCATAGATACTGGAGCCGGGATCAGCTCAAACGTGATCGGACTCACTCTTCCTGCGGACGATGTGATCGTGGTTACTACTCCGGAACCGACGGCAATCACCGACTCCTACGGACTCATCAAGGCAATTGTTTCCCAAAGCAGAGACAAGAATCTGAAGATGGTTGTGAACAGAGTACGTTCTGCCATCGAAGGAAAGAAGGTCGCGGACAGAGTGATCGATATTTCAGGTCAATTCCTGGAAGTAAGAGTGGAGAATCTAGGCTTTATCTTCCAAGACGACGAAGTAGAGAAAAGTATCAGAGAGCAGAAGCCGTATATCATTCATTCTCCGAAAAGCAAGGCTTCCGCTTGTTTGAATCGCATTACATATTCCTTATTGAACCAGGAAATGGACGGAGGAGACGATTCCGGTATTACCGGCTTCTTCCGTAAGTTCTTTAATTTCGTAGACGTGCGTGAAAAACAACAGAGCGAGGAAGAGTGA
- the flhF gene encoding flagellar biosynthesis protein FlhF has product MDFAKIRGKDLQDCLMQMKMKYGPEAHVIEHRILTEGGVFGTGLMARKVVEIQVGIPEKASSREKVEKKLQDLKELLKQKSAQVPAQRKTLEELPSWEERSSRPRSSSLPKELIESQLEEDDEVGLSFAREFETKPLLPTRKTEQDANLLKLKDKLIKEGMSEGYVEEVVSAVELRLSPLDRSRIVAVQEKAIEVLAERVQAEPDLFKGTRRGQRKVIFFVGPTGSGKTTSIAKLAAKYHLHMGKSVSLYTTDNYRIAAIEQLKRYADTMEMPFYAVKDLKRFQETLARDGSELILIDTAGYSHRNVDQLSKMYGYLSAFGEKDNVENILVLSATSSYHHSHSVMKAYEPLGFRRILLTKLDEAEFLGGFLELADTLNKGFTHLSVGQEVPFDMIPAEKFSLAECAINPEKIIEIHGEVFSA; this is encoded by the coding sequence ATGGATTTCGCAAAGATTAGAGGCAAGGACTTACAGGACTGTCTCATGCAGATGAAAATGAAATATGGGCCGGAAGCTCATGTTATCGAACATCGTATCCTGACCGAGGGCGGAGTCTTCGGGACCGGACTCATGGCCCGTAAAGTTGTGGAGATCCAAGTAGGAATCCCTGAGAAAGCGAGTTCTAGAGAAAAAGTGGAGAAGAAACTCCAGGATTTGAAGGAACTCCTGAAGCAGAAGTCCGCGCAAGTACCAGCGCAACGCAAGACTTTAGAAGAATTGCCAAGCTGGGAAGAAAGATCCTCTCGTCCAAGATCTTCTTCTTTGCCTAAAGAATTGATAGAATCCCAATTGGAAGAAGATGACGAAGTCGGTCTTTCTTTCGCGAGAGAATTCGAGACCAAGCCTTTGCTTCCAACTCGTAAGACTGAGCAAGATGCGAACCTTTTGAAGTTGAAAGATAAATTGATCAAAGAAGGGATGAGCGAGGGATACGTAGAAGAAGTCGTATCCGCAGTCGAGCTTAGGCTTTCTCCTTTGGATCGTTCCCGAATCGTCGCCGTTCAAGAAAAGGCGATCGAAGTCTTGGCAGAAAGAGTGCAGGCTGAGCCTGACCTGTTTAAGGGAACTAGAAGAGGACAGAGAAAAGTGATCTTCTTTGTGGGACCTACCGGAAGCGGAAAGACTACGAGCATCGCAAAACTAGCCGCTAAGTACCATCTTCACATGGGCAAGTCGGTCTCTTTGTACACTACGGACAATTATCGGATCGCTGCGATCGAGCAGTTGAAGAGATATGCGGACACAATGGAGATGCCTTTCTATGCCGTGAAGGACTTGAAACGTTTTCAAGAGACCCTAGCTCGGGACGGATCCGAATTAATCCTAATAGATACTGCGGGTTATAGCCATCGCAATGTGGATCAATTGAGTAAGATGTACGGCTACTTGTCAGCTTTTGGAGAAAAGGACAATGTTGAAAATATCCTTGTATTATCCGCCACATCTTCATATCATCACTCCCACTCGGTAATGAAAGCTTACGAACCCCTGGGTTTTCGTAGAATTTTATTAACTAAACTGGACGAGGCAGAATTTTTGGGTGGATTTCTAGAACTAGCCGATACACTTAATAAGGGTTTCACCCATTTAAGCGTCGGTCAGGAAGTTCCGTTCGATATGATCCCAGCGGAAAAGTTCAGCCTAGCGGAATGCGCGATTAATCCTGAAAAGATCATCGAGATCCATGGGGAAGTTTTCTCCGCTTAA
- a CDS encoding flagellar biosynthesis protein FlhA: MDKKWYTQSDFILGAGAVAVVAMLVVPLPGFILDLLILFSLALSLLIVLTSLSIKEPSEFSIFPSLLLITTIYRLALNVSTTRQILSKGPAVNSAIIDAFGSFIVGSESGLSKYVVGFIIFLILVIVQVLVITKGATRISEVAARFTLDALPGKQMAIDMELSTGNINEAEARKRRKKIEEEVDFYGSMDGASKFVQGDVRAGLIITAINLIGGVIIGASIRGESFISAIETYGKFTIGDGLVSQIPALLTTVATGIIVTRSGSESDLAKQFKTQLFANSKVLYVVSASMGLGAFIPGLPFIPMVLLSGGLGYLAYSMEKTVQEQLEVLEKKEKEAVGDRKPRDYYDELRIEPIEIEFGYHLVPLVDASQGGTLMDQISNLRGKFARESGIVIPPIRILDNLEIPPDQFTIKINGVEVGSSTIRPEKLMAMPSAESQDLSSIEGESFQEPAYGRTAKWISADSKGDAESKGFIVVDASTVIITYLRELLATHASSLLGREEVKKLLDHYRSQYPTLIQELEADKPGNLGMLQQVLQNLLREGLGIRNLVPILETVANKMSKYPNPYVLTEFVRQSISNTIVKDYMVDGKLQVIVVEGRVLDRLNKSLAQDRLEGRDILVLPPDFQRRLLESVADMNRKVQEGRGFPIYVVNREVRMPFAYFLAKEFPPRNFAVLALEEVHSSVPTVIAGELRIAQAAAAAEPVETV; this comes from the coding sequence ATGGATAAGAAATGGTACACACAATCCGACTTCATCCTGGGCGCGGGAGCAGTGGCAGTTGTCGCTATGCTCGTGGTTCCTCTTCCTGGATTTATTCTGGATCTTTTGATCTTATTCAGTTTAGCACTGAGCCTTCTTATCGTACTTACTTCCTTATCCATTAAGGAACCGTCCGAGTTCTCGATCTTTCCGAGCCTTCTATTGATCACTACGATCTATCGATTGGCATTGAACGTATCCACGACTAGGCAGATCCTTTCCAAAGGACCTGCAGTCAATAGTGCGATCATTGACGCCTTCGGTTCCTTTATTGTAGGAAGTGAGTCCGGTTTAAGCAAGTATGTGGTTGGATTCATCATCTTCCTCATCTTAGTGATCGTGCAAGTGCTCGTAATCACCAAAGGTGCCACCCGTATCTCGGAAGTGGCAGCAAGGTTCACCTTGGACGCTTTGCCTGGTAAGCAGATGGCCATCGATATGGAATTATCGACCGGGAATATCAACGAGGCAGAGGCAAGAAAGCGTCGCAAGAAGATTGAAGAAGAAGTGGACTTTTACGGTTCCATGGATGGAGCGAGTAAGTTCGTACAAGGGGACGTGAGAGCGGGGCTTATCATTACTGCGATCAACTTGATCGGTGGGGTGATTATAGGTGCGAGCATCAGAGGTGAGTCTTTTATATCGGCGATAGAGACGTACGGAAAATTCACCATAGGGGACGGACTGGTTTCTCAGATCCCGGCTCTTCTTACCACAGTTGCAACAGGTATTATCGTGACCCGTTCCGGATCGGAAAGTGATCTTGCGAAACAGTTCAAGACACAGCTATTCGCGAACTCCAAGGTTCTTTATGTAGTTTCTGCCTCTATGGGATTGGGTGCTTTTATTCCGGGACTTCCTTTTATTCCTATGGTCCTTCTTTCCGGCGGACTTGGTTATCTCGCTTACTCTATGGAGAAGACTGTCCAAGAACAACTAGAAGTATTGGAGAAGAAGGAGAAAGAAGCAGTCGGAGATCGCAAGCCCCGAGATTATTACGACGAGCTTAGGATCGAACCGATCGAGATCGAATTCGGTTATCATTTGGTTCCCTTGGTGGATGCTTCCCAAGGTGGGACTCTCATGGATCAGATCTCGAACTTGCGCGGCAAGTTTGCAAGAGAGAGTGGGATTGTCATTCCTCCGATCCGTATATTAGATAATTTAGAAATACCTCCGGATCAGTTCACGATCAAGATCAATGGAGTAGAAGTCGGCTCAAGCACCATTCGCCCTGAAAAACTTATGGCTATGCCTTCTGCAGAAAGCCAGGATCTTTCTTCTATCGAAGGAGAATCCTTCCAAGAGCCGGCGTATGGACGGACTGCAAAATGGATCTCTGCCGATTCCAAAGGAGACGCAGAGTCCAAGGGATTCATCGTGGTGGATGCTTCTACCGTTATTATTACTTACTTAAGAGAACTTCTCGCGACTCATGCGTCTAGTTTGCTCGGAAGAGAAGAAGTCAAAAAACTTTTGGATCATTACAGATCTCAATATCCTACACTTATTCAGGAATTGGAAGCGGACAAGCCAGGCAATTTGGGAATGCTCCAACAAGTTCTCCAGAATCTTCTGCGGGAAGGTTTGGGAATTCGCAACCTAGTTCCGATTCTCGAGACTGTGGCGAACAAGATGTCCAAGTATCCGAATCCTTATGTTCTTACGGAATTCGTAAGACAGTCGATCTCCAATACGATCGTAAAAGACTATATGGTAGATGGAAAACTCCAAGTCATCGTGGTAGAGGGCCGAGTCCTGGATCGTCTGAACAAGTCTCTTGCTCAGGATCGTTTGGAAGGAAGGGACATTTTGGTCCTTCCTCCTGATTTCCAGAGAAGGCTACTCGAGTCAGTGGCGGATATGAATCGCAAGGTCCAAGAAGGAAGAGGGTTCCCGATCTACGTGGTGAACAGAGAAGTGCGTATGCCTTTTGCATACTTCCTCGCAAAGGAATTCCCTCCGCGAAATTTCGCAGTGTTGGCATTGGAAGAAGTGCATTCTTCAGTTCCTACGGTGATCGCAGGAGAATTAAGGATCGCTCAGGCAGCAGCAGCGGCGGAACCGGTAGAAACGGTTTAG
- a CDS encoding EscU/YscU/HrcU family type III secretion system export apparatus switch protein, giving the protein MERLILILKFFLQRFEWISDLKTGLFFDRIREAVFESSDQNMSVSSSGRQSFDPVLASVTISSVDGSAPIPFKIDLQLFAAEDEGRTQPASERRRREEREKGNVPKSPEVASAIVLLAGIVLLYLMGEYFFMRSYYLLRKYFFGIRTATVATPETVTELLNNALWDITLLLLPLMGITVVAAILGNVVQIGFLFAPRALAFNFGRIRPNFKKILPNRQTMFSLAKSLVKVTAIGWVSYFVIEKDFFKILMLGNMGLEESIALVSYTAFKIFLVVGILLLAISVGDYFFQRYEYEEALKMTPSESKREMKEQDGDPSLQARRRQMARDTIKKSKMLAEVPKADVVITNPTHFAVALEYKPTKHRAPVVIAKGVDDFALRIIRVARANNVATIEDRPMARTLYDEVEIGQEVPAKFYTALSVIFTKLESFRRAFRNAS; this is encoded by the coding sequence ATGGAAAGGCTAATTCTAATTTTGAAATTCTTTCTGCAAAGATTTGAATGGATCTCGGATCTTAAGACCGGGCTCTTCTTCGATCGGATTAGAGAGGCGGTATTCGAATCATCGGACCAGAATATGTCCGTTTCTTCTTCTGGCCGCCAGAGTTTCGATCCGGTTCTTGCCTCCGTTACGATCTCATCAGTTGATGGATCCGCTCCAATTCCTTTCAAGATTGATCTGCAATTATTCGCCGCAGAAGATGAGGGTAGAACTCAACCGGCGAGCGAAAGACGCAGAAGAGAAGAAAGAGAAAAAGGGAATGTCCCCAAGAGTCCTGAAGTGGCTTCTGCAATTGTGCTTCTCGCAGGTATCGTCCTTCTTTATCTCATGGGGGAATATTTCTTCATGAGATCGTATTATCTTTTGAGAAAGTATTTCTTCGGGATCCGGACCGCTACAGTAGCCACTCCAGAGACTGTAACTGAGCTTTTGAATAATGCTCTTTGGGACATCACTCTGCTACTTCTTCCTTTGATGGGAATTACTGTGGTTGCAGCAATCCTTGGGAATGTGGTGCAGATCGGATTCTTATTCGCACCGAGAGCTCTTGCTTTCAATTTCGGAAGGATACGCCCGAATTTCAAAAAGATCCTTCCGAACCGTCAGACTATGTTTAGTCTTGCTAAGTCTCTCGTAAAAGTAACCGCGATCGGTTGGGTCTCTTACTTTGTCATAGAGAAGGACTTCTTTAAGATCTTAATGCTCGGAAACATGGGCCTCGAAGAATCCATTGCTCTTGTATCTTACACTGCGTTTAAGATCTTTCTCGTAGTAGGCATTCTTCTTCTTGCGATCAGCGTGGGAGATTACTTCTTCCAAAGATACGAATACGAAGAAGCATTAAAAATGACTCCTTCCGAATCCAAACGAGAAATGAAAGAACAGGACGGGGATCCTTCTCTCCAGGCAAGAAGAAGGCAGATGGCGAGAGATACCATCAAGAAGAGTAAAATGCTCGCAGAAGTTCCTAAGGCGGACGTGGTCATTACAAACCCGACTCACTTCGCAGTGGCTCTAGAATATAAACCAACCAAGCATAGAGCTCCTGTAGTGATTGCCAAAGGCGTAGATGATTTCGCATTACGTATAATACGGGTCGCGAGAGCAAACAATGTCGCCACTATAGAAGACCGGCCAATGGCCCGCACTCTTTACGATGAAGTGGAGATAGGACAAGAAGTTCCTGCTAAGTTCTATACGGCGTTAAGCGTTATCTTTACCAAACTCGAATCATTCCGGAGAGCATTCCGAAACGCTTCTTAA